In Cryptomeria japonica chromosome 5, Sugi_1.0, whole genome shotgun sequence, the genomic window gtggttagagtctaagcctttggggaattgtgtaactagataaagggtatctGTATCtacctttattttttcttttcctttggaattttgttaagttgtgtttggaaaactcAATCAGTAGGGCTACTAGGCTActagtagggctactagacaatatGATAGTTGTGAGGCAAGTATTCCCTAACACATCTGATAGCTAAATCTTATGGGTGTTTTGTTTTGTTTGGACCACCAATAaaaaaaatccaataggtttccatcccactagTACTGGAAGATACTAAACcggttcacacaagggtagagtgttttcatcatacTAGTACAGGAAGAGACTAAACCGGTATGGATccagtcacacaaattgttgtgtgagttgagaatTTTGTAGGTGTGTTGTTAACACATTTAACAAACAAAAtaacttgttttggacatagtagttgtgggtgagagaaagttttcacctagtttgttgcttggctttgcatcatattggtatcagagcattagttGGATTGCTTGGGAAAAGTGATTTTTGGTGTATGTCCGtggaaggaagtgagggagaggctagaaacatgcctcctaagagtatgtatcaagatgccatcaagaagttgtttgaagagatgtttgaaAGTGGAGTGAGGGAGGTAGAGAAGGCCAAAGGCAAAAGAAAGGAGGGTGAATGTAACTccgatgaagaagaaaaacaaggggGAGAAGAACAGACCCCAAGGTAGGAAGCTAAGTTAATTGTAGATCAAAGAGAATTTGTTGAGGTCCTAAATTCCATTGGCACAAAATCCTCATCAGGTAAAGAtgacatccctatgtttagtgggaaaaCTAATGCAAAAGAAGTGATGCATTGGATTaaggcattgaacaaccattttgaatgtAGAGAAACCCTTGCGAATAAGAAGGTTATATTTGCTAGGTCTAAGATGAAAGGAGCAACACTCACTTGTTGGAATTAcctccaagatgagagggtgaaggaaggtagaggtatgataaactcatgggatagaatgttggtGAAAGTGAAGGCGCAATTCATCCCGatagactatgaagtccaagtctatagaaagttgcaaggtttgaggcaaaaagaccttgatgtgagtacaTATATTGAGGAGCtccataggttgagtctaaggaccaaacaccatgaggaggagctagagaaagtggcaagatatcttagtggattgaaatatagtattgaagatgagatcaacatactagcaCTGAAGACAGTGAACAAGTGCTTTCAACTAGCACTAAGAgcagaggagaagctaaagagaaagaatgatcaAAATAACAGAGGTAGAGGGGGCAGAAAATTCAGAGGCAGAGGCCCTATGAATGGTAGAGGATAGAGTCCTAGGccacaaggagaggctaatcaagaaagtcagcatagagatggtaacacaagatggggTTTCAGAGGAAAAAAACCCAaccatagaggtagatttggtggaagaagctCAGAGCCTTTTAGATGCTACAACTACAATGAAGTAGGTCATACTGCAACTAAGTGCCCTAAGAAGACCGGATAaagctcccaaggagagaggaTAATACATTTGGTTCAAGACACTAATTGTCAGAGTGTCAATTCAACGGATTCCTATAGACTTCTagagagaggagaagccttgatgatgaggagaacattgttgaaggtaccaagaaataccaaacctccacaaaggaagacactcttctAGACCACATGCAAAGAAGGAGGCAAGctatgtaaggttataatagattcaggttcaactaaaaatttagtatccttagaaatggtagagaaactaaaattgaggagaattcctcatccatttccatataacgtttcttggcttactaaaggaaaaTAGACCTTGGTAGAAGAGCAATCATGGGTTGAATTTTagataggagcatacaaagacaaaattctatttgatattgttgagatggatgcatgtcatcttcttTTGGGGAGACCATGGAAATATGACCTTAAGGCCCTTAATGATGGACATAagaacacctactcaatcaccaaagatgaaaaggtgattgaattgatacccTTGCCTGATAATACTCAGGATCAGAAGGAGAAGGAGGCAAATATCCtgatcatggaaggaaaagagttcctcaaggcaatcaaggaagagggATCACCTTGCTTTACAGTGATGTCAGTACAAGGGCAAGAAGAAGAGCCCATTTTAGATGGAAAAGCAGAAAAGAAAAGGGTGGCATTCCCTGAGGAGGTGGAGGAAATGTTTAGaaaatacaaggacatagttgTAGAAGAGTTTCCAAGaaccctaccaccaataagggagataagccATTGCATTGATTTCATTCCTGCTGCCACCTTACCAAACAAGacaacctacaaaatgactccccaacaaaatgaggaagttgcaaggcAAATCCAAGAGTTGGTTGATAAAGGTTTGATAGAGAAGAgattgagcccttgtgcagtcccGACTGTCTTAGCACCAAAGGGAACGTGGAGATTGTGCACTGATTCCCGGGCATTAATAAGGTAACCATCAGTTATAGATTCCCTCtgcctagaatagaagatttgcttgattgtttaggaggtgaaaggtattattccaagattgatttacaaagtggttatcaccaaataaggattagagtcagtgatgaatggaaaactgcttttaaaacaaatgaaggattgtattaATGGAGGGTGATgctattgttggcttgatgattattgtaatgaataaatttatcatatattgtcattgatgaaacacatacacacacatatgttcatattgtctaccggtgtgacttcaaagtcgtttatattacaaccggtatactagaggtttatatctacccggtacatggtgacaactagtatatacatggagacaaccagtagatatacataactcgacatcaacctaaagatccaatagagattatcaaaggagcatcaaaggataaatggtttatatgtttaactctaaccggtattgttgttccaaccgatattcattgattatgtgatgggttatcactagtcgtgatgagttatccttaccaacaatttttggtggtatatttgtgatgagttatgattgtttgactagatacactgtacctaggtaattgtgatatgatttctagaggccgacatgaaatctaaatgtctatagattgacatcacaatgaattatattgtatgagcgaaggagatatgttatgtgatgatttgatgtgaaggcaaaagtgttaagttgtagagtatgttggtaatgaagtgttgagtgcacagaagaggatctatacaagcaagttgtgctactactagatcacactacctattgttttctaatcactgcaacagtcaaatcccctaaccgggtaagatctaacaagcttcattgtagaaatcctctaaccaggtgatccattagtttggattcagaaatcctctactgaggttactccttacagggtactaccttttaaagggtatagcttttaaccaagctttgggatctttaacaggatttgctcctagctgagcaa contains:
- the LOC131064857 gene encoding uncharacterized protein LOC131064857, giving the protein MDACHLLLGRPWKYDLKALNDGHKNTYSITKDEKVIELIPLPDNTQDQKEKEANILIMEGKEFLKAIKEEGSPCFTVMSVQGQEEEPILDGKAEKKRVAFPEEVEEMFRKYKDIVVEEFPRTLPPIREISHCIDFIPAATLPNKTTYKMTPQQNEEVARQIQELVDKGLIEKRLSPCAVPTVLAPKGTWRLCTDSRALIRKKKRRQLKENCLLWDSKDSGS